The window ctccctccctctccctctccctccctctccctccctctccctgtctctctccctctccctgtctctctccctctccctgtctctctccctctctctctctctccctctccctctctctccctctccctctctctctctctccctctctctctccctctctctctctctctctctctctctctctctctctctctgtcgtaCGCACATACAAGCACtgacacacacaggcacatccCGTCCTGCCACTCCCTTGGCTTCAGCGCTCTCAAGCTCAGCAGGTGCCTAACGCTTTCTAGTCTGTGCACGTCGGGTACGTGCAAGACGGGTGTTTGCTAAGGTAGCACCCCATCAGAGACGCAGGAAGGAGCAGACGAGTACACGTGCTGCTTTGTGAGATCTTTGTTATTAGTGTCTCGTGAtgtaagttaatttattttgacttaCACCTTATCTCTGCAGGTAAGTTCCTAATTTTCCTCACCTTCTAATTCAGCACCCCACgtataggtgctcagtaaatacggATTGATCTTATCCACTTGGCTTTTCGCTGCCCTTCTAAGTGTTTACATACACGcgctttgttgttgttgaattattCCAAAGTCGAAACAAGAGAAATGCATGTAGCATTATCGTGGTCGTAGTCTACATTTGCGCTGTCAAATCCCATGgctctttaaataaatgaaaggtttAGTTCCTCAGTCAcgccagccacatttcaagtgcttgagGCTGCTGTATCGAACGGTGTCGATACGGAACATTTGCATCACTGCAGGTGATTCTGTGAAACTGCACCCGTCCCGATGCGTAAGGCCCAAGGTTTTTTATGCTTGTTGTTGGTTTGTCTGAAGGAGCCGTGACTGAACCGCAGGTCAGTCCGCGGGTTCTGGGGCCACGTAGCTCCCAGTCACCCCTGGGTCACGGTCTACTTCGTGCTCTTCCTCGCAGGTCTCCCGGTGTTTGAGCATGGACCCGGTTGCCACCCACAGCTGCCACCTCCTTCAGCAACTGCACGAGCAGCGTATCCAAGGCCTGCTTTGTGACTGCATGTTGGTGGTGAAAGGGGTCTGCTTCAAAGCACATAAGAATGTTCTAGCAGCGTTCAGTCAGTATTTCAGGTACGTGTTGTAGACTTTGTTCTTCTAACCGTATGGAGAAAAAGCTCTCGTAGCGTGGATGTGTGTTGACTAAATTTTATTCTCTCCTTGGATCTCACCTGTTCTTACCTTTTGTAGCACTTGGCGCGAGTTTTGCTCTTTGTATTTAGAGCAGCCTGAGAGGAAAAGAGCCTTTTGACCAAAAACTATCTGGGCTGATTGCAAGTATGTTGGCACTTTGTCTTTAATAGCTCTAATCAATGTCAGGTTTCTGTATGTATTTCTTACCCTTTCGTGGTAAAAAGATTGAAGAATAGAATTCCTGGTAAGAACTTTCTTGTGATAAGAAACTGAAGGGGGGGAAACACCCTACatactgtttttttattaaaatattttcatttttgtttttcactggaATGGTCTAAGAAAACAGGTTTGaactgaatttatttcttcctatggTCATTTTTAGGTTATTAGACATTGTTGGAGTTAAGTGTTCCACGTACATTTTCTGAGTAGCTGAGATTTATCTCTCTGTAAGCACTGAAGCTTTTTTTTGgtaccttttttccccttaaaatgcATACCGTTTCATTGCTCTTGTAAATCGTATATGGAACCTGACTTAATCGCTCCATCAAATTAAACCTCCGCCATCATCCATGGTCTAAGTACATGTTGTAATGAAAGGATCAGCTCACTGAGGTAATCAGCCCTTTTTGTCCCTGTGCAACTTGGTCCCAGACTCTGCTTTCCCTGCCCCTTTTTAATTTATGCTTCCCTCGGGCAGGAACAGAGCTGAAGGCTATTTTGGGGAAGCAGGTGATTGGATTAGGGAAAAGGTCCACAAACTTGCCAGACCACGTACCTGACCCAGCTTGGTGGTTTAGATGCAGCACAAACTCGTTCACCTGCAACTTGACCGTGTGCAGAATAAAGCACGTGGGCGTTGTGCCCTTTTCCCTCATTCACTCCTAGGGCTCTTCTTGTTCTCACTGCTGGCTTGTGGGCCGTTGGGTTGCAGAGAAACCTCTAACAGATCTGATTACAAAACGAGTGTATATCAAGTCCCTAGAGTTGTCAGattcacagacacagaaagtagagtggtaatgccaggggctgggccgggggtggggggggtggtgggaataGAAGTGAATTGTTTCGTGGGTGTAGAGTTTCGGTTTGGGAAGATGAAGCGTTCTGGAAATGGACAGTGGTGATGGGGGCACTgcaatgtgaatgtacttcatgccaCTGGATTTCCCGTTGGAACTATGTTTAACATTTGTAACCGCTTAGGAATGGATCAGATGGTAAATATTacgtatattttgccacaattaaacaaactaaaattaaaaaaagaatgagtgtcGAGTGTTGGTttcttatagttatttttatttttagacatttttaaggCACTTAGATGTAGAAATGTCTTTGTTATGTGTTTTATGGTCTGAAGTATAATTTGCCAGACTAGATATGAAATACTCTACCTGTATGCTATACTCTATCTGTATGCAATCGATCATACATATGGATAATTATACTTTGAAAAGAACAATGAGtatatttcagaattttactTTGAGATCTGTTTGAAAGGTTGAATATCCAGCACACTAATTTAATTCATCTGAATTGCTTTATTGAACAGCTTGCCAAcagtttttaaaggattaaaatgtACTTCACTTAAAAATCTTggcatgtaggggcacctgggtggctgagttggttgagcatcccactcttgatttcagctccagtatgatcccagcgtcatgggattgagcctcatgctcagcacggagcctgcttaagattctctctctctctctctctctctctctgtctctctctctgtctctctctctgtctctctctctgcccctctccccctctcacactctctgtAAAGTGAAattagtaacaaaaaataaatctcagcaTTTACAGGATAGTATTCTTGAATATTAACATGAGTGTTattcataagaaaaaagtaaTCATACTATAAACAgctatcctttcttttatcaggAGCCTCTTTCAGAATTCTTCAGGCCAAAAAAGTGATGTTTTTCACCTGGATGTTAAAAACGTCAGCGGCATCGGGCAGATCCTGGACTTCATGTATACGTCCCATCTAGATCTTAACCAGGACAACATACGAGCAGTGCTGGACATAGCCCAGTGTTTGCAGGTTCAAAACGTTCTGAATCTGTGTCACACGTTTTTAAAATCGGCCGCTGTGGAACAGCCCCCTGGCGTGTCCTGTAACAGTACATTCTCCCTGCAGAGCGCTCTGGCTGCTGACGCTCACTGTGTCGGCAGCGAAAACTACCCTCCTCCTTTGCTGCAGGAGTGTCCCGCGGAGGTTCAGCAGAGCAAGGTGTTGGATGAACCCCATTCTCACGCTCCCCCGTCAGTTAATCTTCATCACCCTGCGGGCGACGCGCCCAAACCGGCGCCCGGTCCGCTGGAGGCCAGCGGCCCAGAGCTGCCTCTCAGGCACAGCTACTGCCACAAACTCCGAAACTTCTACAGTAAGCAGCACTATAAACAGGCTGCCTGTCCCGGTCACGGGAGGGTGGGCGAGCCGCCCTTCCCGCCCAGCACCCCCACGGGCCTCGGTGCCGGGGAGCGCCAGCCTGGCGCGGCCGGCCGGCCCGGGTGTGGGCCGGGGCCTGCGGGGCGCCTGCCTCCGCGCCGCTCGGCCCCGCCCCTGAGTGAGCCGGACCCGGACCCGGAGTCCGACAGCACGCGCCAGCCCCCGGCCAAGCAGATGAGGCTCAAAAAGGCCATCCACCTGAAGAGGCTCAACTTCCTCAGGTCGCGGACACCCGCGGAGCCGGCGTCTGAAGCCAGGCGGGAGGACGGTGTGACCGAGCGGGCAGGCCCTGCCGGCGCAGATGCGCGGGAGGAAGCCGGCGGCCCCAGTGCTGAGGGACGAGGAGGCGGGGGGCTCATCGGCTCTGAGCACTCGAACTGCGTGAACGACACGGAGCGGCCCGAGGACCCCGCGGCGCTGGAGGACCAGTCCCAGACGCTGCAGCCACAGAGACAGTACGCGTGCGAACTGTGTGGGAAACCTTTCAAACACCCAAGCAACCTGGAGCTTCACAAACGGTCTCACACAGGTACACTGATTCAGTGCCCGCAGGCAAAGGAAAGGACCCGACCCAGACGCTCAGACATCACTGCCCGCTCTGCTTTTGTAAGAACTTTTGCTGTTGCGATGACGTCGTTGATAATCCCCCAGAAAATCCAGGAGCGTTAGCTGCTCTTTCTCTGACGTTGTTGGTGATCACTCTTAAAGAACGATCTCGGAGTTCTGTAGACGCTTTCGCAGAACCAGTTGCGAAAGATGGCACACTTTTCGTTTTTAACCGTGGCTTTGTGTGATAGACCTTCCAGCTTTGAAGAAGCGTAGCGAGTTGTTTTGACCCGCTGAAAATCTCAGATATGTTCTAAAACGGATAAGCTGTATTTGCTCTTTAGAATTAGAtgaactttgtatttttttaaagcatgatgtTGTAGGTTCATCCAGACCAAAATAACTGAGGGTGATAGCAAAAGGTCTCTGGGAAGCCATGTTAATATCAGATTGTTTCAAATTGCAGTTTGGAAGGAAGAGGTACACTTTTTAATAAGGATCAGCTTTAACCGTTTGATAATTGGTTTTCAAATGgtaattcttccattttgaacGTTGAATTTTCAGAGGCTTACTACCCTAATTCATACCTCGTCCTTTCtccagaaagtttattttttccaaatgctaAGTGCCACGTATACGACGTTATACGACACTTACATGTCATATGACTTACGTTATACGACACTTACGGGTTACTTTCCTTCCTGTAGTTAAACTGGGTGACTCTACTGCACGTGAATTAATGACAGCTCCCCTATAAGCATGAGAAGTAATATGCTAATGGGTGCTTCCAGCATAACTGCTTTTAAGGTGCTTGTGCCATTGTGATCATGTCCACGTGCCATTCTGTTACCACTTTGGGTTGCCACCGGCTTAGGTGTTTGCTGCCTCGTTGCATTATCGAGAGACTTCTATATGGCAGCCCTTCGTCTTCATGTGTTTGCATGGAAAGTGCTTTCGTTGGTGGTAGTGGTTCAGAATTATTTTACGCGAAGGCAGTATCGTTGGCTCAGCGTTGCCTGAAAAAAACTTGTTTTAGGTCGTTCTGTTTGCTTAAATTTCCTGGAGCCTAACGATCGTTATGATTTTTACTTGAGAACATCTCTCTCTAGctttaaaggaaacaaattacATTGTTTGTTCTGAAGGAACATCTTCGGATGCCAGTAGCACACAGCCGTGCACAGGTGTTGACGGGGACAGAAATTGGGAAGGCGGCAGGCAGTTCTCTGATTACGGTCTGGGGAGCCCTTCCAGGGGGTCTGTGGGGCCTGAACTCTTTCCATCAGAGTCTGCGATGTTACTTGCCCTCGCCTTTCCTGCTCCAGGCACACAGTGGAGTCAGCTAAAGGCTGCGGCCGCTCTGGTGGCCGCCGAGAGGTCTGATGGCGTGTTCTGAAGGTCTCCGTTTCCATTTCTGACGTGGGCTCTACCCACCGATGTAGCCTATGTAAACCAAAGCTCTTTAGGGCCATCAGTTATTCAGAGTGTGAAGGGGTCCTGAGAGCAGACAGGGAGGCCCCTGGCGTAGGGTGATTGGCCCCGGTCCCTCGTGAGTCTCGGCGACTGGTGACCTCTCGTTTCAAACTGTTGTAACTCAGAATGGGGTCTTTCACTTGACATGATCGTCTTCCCCATAATTTCAGACGTAAATGTAGACACCAAATACAGGATTCGTGTGATTATAATTACTCAGGGTCGGAACTTCCGGCTTGTCCTTGAGGAAGCCATTGAACAGTTTTAGGAAGCCGTTCAACTCAAAAAATATCCTGGCAGGAGCTCAGAGAGCTAGCAAGGTGCCAAACCTCAGCAACACAGGAAGAAGGGAAAcgttcatgtttaaaaaaagaatcttaatgaAACCACTTGATTTGAGGGGGATTCTTGGTCTTCAAAGCATAGTAGGTTTTACAGGCCACAGGGGGTACCTTGAAGTATGCTTTTCCTGTTCTCTACGCCGGGTCAGAGCTGCGGTGGTTCCCCTGGGGTGGCGTCCACTCTGGACAGAGGTCGCCCATCTGTTCTGTTTCAGGACGCAGAGGCCAGCGGTGGCCAGGGAAGCGCGTCTCCCTGCTGAATCTTGTTTTCCCCTGTAAGCGTGCGTCAGCCACCGAAAGGCGGCGGAGAGGGGTCTTCCCCGGCACGCTTGAAGTCCACCCCTGTGTGGCCGCCTCGTGTGGTGCGAATGAGGCTCCCCGGCCGTGTCGGAAACTGGTGGTAAAGGACTCAGGCCGAAGGGCAGGGGAGCAGGCCGCTGCTGTCCGGCAGATCGCCTCTGCGCCGTCCAGGGGGGTGCGGGACAATCGGGAGGACGTGGGGACTCTGCCCACGCTCGTACTTTGGGAAAGAAGGCGACGCTGTCTTCTGAGAGGGCAGCGGAGATggtgtaaacattttaaacaaaattgtgGTGCCGATGTGACTAATGATTTTACaagttgttattttgttttgtttcaggtgAGAAACCTTTTGAATGTAACATTTGTGGGAAACATTTCTCTCAGGTGGGAATACTCTTATTTACTTTAATAATTGGAAACCCGAAACCCagtgctttttttattattattacaaataagaCCTACATTTGGACTTCTGAGAGAAGCCTCTGGTGGTGTCTGTAACGCTGACTTCACGCTAAATcggaagaaaataatttctaaggaaaacaaatttttagatCATCAGGGGAAAAACAGCATTTTTTGTAAGGGTgtgaactccccccccccccccccccatttaaggATGGGTCCGATCCTGGTATGTTTCTTCTCTTTCGTGAACGAGCTTTCCGGTAAACCACAGTGAGCACCCACCCACCTGGAGGCCGCAAGTGCCGGGCTGTGTCCAGGACAAATGTCCCCTTCCTCCGGCTGGCACATCAGTT is drawn from Panthera leo isolate Ple1 chromosome B1, P.leo_Ple1_pat1.1, whole genome shotgun sequence and contains these coding sequences:
- the ZBTB49 gene encoding zinc finger and BTB domain-containing protein 49 isoform X3, translating into MDPVATHSCHLLQQLHEQRIQGLLCDCMLVVKGVCFKAHKNVLAAFSQYFRSLFQNSSGQKSDVFHLDVKNVSGIGQILDFMYTSHLDLNQDNIRAVLDIAQCLQVQNVLNLCHTFLKSAAVEQPPGVSCNSTFSLQSALAADAHCVGSENYPPPLLQECPAEVQQSKVLDEPHSHAPPSVNLHHPAGDAPKPAPGPLEASGPELPLRHSYCHKLRNFYSKQHYKQAACPGHGRVGEPPFPPSTPTGLGAGERQPGAAGRPGCGPGPAGRLPPRRSAPPLSEPDPDPESDSTRQPPAKQMRLKKAIHLKRLNFLRSRTPAEPASEARREDGVTERAGPAGADAREEAGGPSAEGRGGGGLIGSEHSNCVNDTERPEDPAALEDQSQTLQPQRQYACELCGKPFKHPSNLELHKRSHTGTLIQCPQAKERTRPRRSDITARSAFVRNLLNVTFVGNISLRQVTCRLTYVGTLVKNHTSAKSAERGFSNFSNLKEHRKTHTADKVFTCDDCGKSFNMRRKLVKHRVRHTGERPYGCPACGKCFGGSGDLRRHVRTHTGEKPYACEVCSKCFTRSAVLRRHKRTHCRPEARRDALDELAQALDASDLEKSQGSDAFSQDVPVALMPASLKLPVHPVGESVTEFDGHAAGPYCKFRAAVEPHGAGGPEKLGPDPGKLAKRPLQPAPQQTFAYPDAAASAGDQPLPADSPSLGRSSPAALDTPCGDGPGGRAASTPYRNPEGQFFSSMTLWGLAMKTLQNENELDQ
- the ZBTB49 gene encoding zinc finger and BTB domain-containing protein 49 isoform X2, which codes for MDPVATHSCHLLQQLHEQRIQGLLCDCMLVVKGVCFKAHKNVLAAFSQYFRSLFQNSSGQKSDVFHLDVKNVSGIGQILDFMYTSHLDLNQDNIRAVLDIAQCLQVQNVLNLCHTFLKSAAVEQPPGVSCNSTFSLQSALAADAHCVGSENYPPPLLQECPAEVQQSKVLDEPHSHAPPSVNLHHPAGDAPKPAPGPLEASGPELPLRHSYCHKLRNFYSKQHYKQAACPGHGRVGEPPFPPSTPTGLGAGERQPGAAGRPGCGPGPAGRLPPRRSAPPLSEPDPDPESDSTRQPPAKQMRLKKAIHLKRLNFLRSRTPAEPASEARREDGVTERAGPAGADAREEAGGPSAEGRGGGGLIGSEHSNCVNDTERPEDPAALEDQSQTLQPQRQYACELCGKPFKHPSNLELHKRSHTGEKPFECNICGKHFSQAGNLQTHLRRHSGEKPYICEICGKRFAASGDVQRHIIIHSGEKPHLCDICGRGFSNFSNLKEHRKTHTADKVFTCDDCGKSFNMRRKLVKHRVRHTGERPYGCPACGKCFGGSGDLRRHVRTHTGEKPYACEVCSKCFTRSAVLRRHKRTHCRPEARRDALDELAQALDASDLEKSQGSDAFSQDVPVALMPASLKLPVHPVGESVTEFDGHAAGPYCKFRAAVEPHGAGGPEKLGPDPGKLAKRPLQPAPQQTFAYPDAAASAGDQPLPADSPSLGRSSPAALDTPCGDGPGGRAASTPYRNPEGQFFSSMTLWGLAMKTLQNENELDQ
- the ZBTB49 gene encoding zinc finger and BTB domain-containing protein 49 isoform X1; translation: MDPVATHSCHLLQQLHEQRIQGLLCDCMLVVKGVCFKAHKNVLAAFSQYFRSLFQNSSGQKSDVFHLDVKNVSGIGQILDFMYTSHLDLNQDNIRAVLDIAQCLQVQNVLNLCHTFLKSAAVEQPPGVSCNSTFSLQSALAADAHCVGSENYPPPLLQECPAEVQQSKVLDEPHSHAPPSVNLHHPAGDAPKPAPGPLEASGPELPLRHSYCHKLRNFYSKQHYKQAACPGHGRVGEPPFPPSTPTGLGAGERQPGAAGRPGCGPGPAGRLPPRRSAPPLSEPDPDPESDSTRQPPAKQMRLKKAIHLKRLNFLRSRTPAEPASEARREDGVTERAGPAGADAREEAGGPSAEGRGGGGLIGSEHSNCVNDTERPEDPAALEDQSQTLQPQRQYACELCGKPFKHPSNLELHKRSHTGTLIQCPQAKERTRPRRSDITARSAFAGNLQTHLRRHSGEKPYICEICGKRFAASGDVQRHIIIHSGEKPHLCDICGRGFSNFSNLKEHRKTHTADKVFTCDDCGKSFNMRRKLVKHRVRHTGERPYGCPACGKCFGGSGDLRRHVRTHTGEKPYACEVCSKCFTRSAVLRRHKRTHCRPEARRDALDELAQALDASDLEKSQGSDAFSQDVPVALMPASLKLPVHPVGESVTEFDGHAAGPYCKFRAAVEPHGAGGPEKLGPDPGKLAKRPLQPAPQQTFAYPDAAASAGDQPLPADSPSLGRSSPAALDTPCGDGPGGRAASTPYRNPEGQFFSSMTLWGLAMKTLQNENELDQ